A portion of the Achromobacter sp. MFA1 R4 genome contains these proteins:
- a CDS encoding IS3 family transposase (programmed frameshift), with amino-acid sequence MESRIKRTQRDYSLAFKLSVVEQVEKGELTYKEAQRRYGIQGRSTVLVWLRKHGRPGLSGWSLPTVRGVDMDRQGKVLTPEQRIKELEIQLKEAREKAQLFEAVVNVLEKDYGVRVKKAFGQVLTQKLVQGLSVARACRYMGHSRQAYYKSRHKERERQQQACQVVSMVTALRVRQPKLGTRKLHHVLGQPLREAGIKAGRDALFDILRSARMLVRPRRAYHKTTDSHHRFRRHPNLLKAGEGQVVPTGPEQVWVADITYLPTAQRCTYLSLVTDAYSRKIVGYHVAENLQTEGVRRALEMALRSRRSSQSLVHHSDRGIQYCSTYYQRLHARHGIRCSMTDGYDCYQNALAERVNGILKGELLLHRPADLAQARLMVKQSVDIYNTERPHLSLQCKTPDEVHRVFSP; translated from the exons TTGGAATCAAGGATCAAGCGCACCCAGCGGGACTACAGCCTGGCTTTTAAACTGTCCGTTGTCGAGCAGGTGGAAAAAGGCGAGCTGACGTACAAAGAGGCTCAGCGCCGCTATGGAATCCAAGGTCGGTCGACGGTGCTGGTGTGGCTGCGCAAGCATGGTCGGCCGGGACTAAGCGGCTGGAGCCTGCCGACGGTCAGAGGAGTGGACATGGATCGTCAAGGCAAAGTGCTTACCCCCGAGCAGCGGATCAAGGAACTGGAGATTCAGCTCAAGGAAGCCCGCGAGAAGGCGCAGTTGTTTGAGGCCGTGGTCAATGTGTTGGAGAAGGATTACGGGGTACGCGTC AAAAAAGCCTTTGGGCAAGTCCTCACGCAAAAGCTCGTCCAAGGGCTGAGCGTGGCAAGGGCTTGCCGTTACATGGGCCATAGCCGCCAGGCGTATTACAAGAGCAGGCATAAAGAGCGCGAGCGCCAGCAGCAGGCATGCCAAGTGGTATCAATGGTCACCGCGCTGCGGGTACGTCAACCGAAGTTGGGTACGCGCAAGCTGCATCACGTGCTGGGCCAGCCGCTACGCGAGGCGGGGATCAAGGCCGGGCGCGATGCGCTGTTCGACATCCTGCGCAGCGCCCGGATGCTGGTGCGGCCGCGCCGGGCGTATCACAAGACCACAGATAGCCATCACCGCTTCCGACGCCACCCGAACCTGCTCAAGGCAGGCGAAGGCCAAGTGGTGCCGACGGGCCCCGAGCAGGTCTGGGTAGCCGACATCACCTACCTGCCGACCGCCCAGCGGTGCACCTACTTGAGCTTGGTGACTGACGCCTACTCGCGCAAGATCGTGGGGTACCACGTGGCAGAGAATCTGCAAACCGAGGGGGTGCGCCGCGCACTGGAGATGGCGCTGCGCTCGCGGCGCTCGAGCCAATCGCTGGTGCACCACTCGGATCGAGGAATCCAGTATTGCTCAACGTACTACCAGCGCCTGCACGCGCGGCACGGCATCCGTTGCTCAATGACTGACGGCTACGACTGCTACCAGAATGCCTTGGCAGAACGGGTCAACGGCATCCTGAAGGGAGAGTTGTTGCTCCACAGGCCCGCTGATCTGGCCCAAGCCCGGCTCATGGTCAAGCAGTCCGTCGATATCTACAACACCGAGCGACCGCACCTGTCCCTACAATGCAAAACACCCGATGAAGTTCATCGGGTGTTCAGTCCGTAG
- a CDS encoding PsiF family protein, with protein MLSRISQLASAILLSACFAGAQAQTPAAPSTAKTPTPQQQRMSDCNKAAEGKKGDDRKAFMSSCLKGEEPAKQLTPQQQKMKDCNAKAAEQKLTGDARKTFMSNCLKG; from the coding sequence ATGCTTTCCCGTATCAGCCAGCTGGCTTCGGCCATTCTGTTGTCCGCATGTTTCGCCGGCGCGCAGGCGCAGACCCCCGCCGCCCCGTCAACCGCCAAGACGCCAACGCCGCAGCAGCAGCGCATGTCGGACTGCAACAAGGCCGCGGAGGGCAAGAAGGGCGATGACCGCAAGGCCTTCATGAGCAGTTGCCTGAAGGGCGAAGAGCCCGCCAAGCAACTGACGCCGCAGCAGCAGAAGATGAAGGACTGCAACGCCAAGGCCGCCGAGCAGAAACTCACCGGCGATGCGCGCAAGACGTTCATGAGCAACTGCCTGAAGGGCTGA
- a CDS encoding FxLYD domain-containing protein, which yields MKPLVLATLALLAGLTGLSGSAGAQSLAYGITLGNVQAVRDTTRNVSTITGFLANQSDRAVNSVLLTYVLYDAQDREVGRVREDVVGPLAPGQIKVVKAITPLEFTRVNALDVAAR from the coding sequence ATGAAGCCACTCGTCCTTGCCACGCTGGCCCTGCTGGCCGGCCTGACCGGCCTGTCCGGCTCCGCCGGCGCGCAGAGTCTTGCCTACGGCATCACGCTCGGCAACGTCCAGGCCGTGCGCGACACCACCCGCAACGTCTCCACCATCACCGGCTTTCTTGCCAACCAGTCCGACCGCGCCGTCAACAGCGTGCTCCTGACCTACGTCCTCTACGACGCGCAGGACCGCGAAGTGGGCCGGGTGCGCGAGGACGTTGTCGGCCCCCTGGCGCCCGGCCAGATCAAGGTGGTCAAGGCCATCACGCCCCTGGAATTCACCCGCGTCAACGCGCTGGACGTGGCCGCCCGCTAG
- a CDS encoding carbonic anhydrase — MFPKRLSEGYQSFLDGRFQTESSRYQKLAEIGQSPEILIIGCCDSRVSPEVIFDAGPGEMFVVRNVANLVPPCDPDSESSYHGTSAAIEFAVSGLNVKHIVVLGHASCGGIRFFFDDAKPLAKADFIGKWMSQIEPVAKRLDRGTGDRQANLKRLELATVEHSLNNLMTFPSIRRRVEKGELELHGTYFGVATGVLFLRDPATGEFNPCVETGVTE; from the coding sequence ATGTTTCCCAAAAGACTCTCTGAAGGCTACCAATCTTTCCTGGACGGCCGCTTCCAGACGGAAAGCAGCCGCTATCAAAAGCTGGCCGAAATCGGCCAAAGCCCGGAAATCCTGATCATCGGCTGTTGCGACTCGCGCGTGTCGCCCGAAGTCATCTTCGACGCGGGCCCCGGCGAAATGTTCGTGGTGCGCAACGTGGCCAACCTCGTTCCGCCCTGTGATCCGGACTCGGAATCGTCGTACCACGGCACCAGCGCCGCCATCGAATTCGCGGTCAGCGGCCTGAACGTCAAGCACATCGTCGTGCTGGGCCACGCGTCCTGCGGCGGCATCCGTTTCTTCTTTGACGACGCCAAGCCGCTGGCCAAGGCCGACTTCATCGGCAAGTGGATGTCCCAGATCGAACCCGTCGCCAAGCGCCTGGACCGCGGCACCGGCGACCGCCAGGCCAACCTGAAGCGCCTGGAACTGGCCACCGTCGAGCACAGCCTGAACAACCTGATGACGTTCCCGTCCATCCGCCGCCGCGTCGAAAAGGGCGAACTGGAACTGCACGGCACGTACTTCGGCGTGGCCACCGGCGTGCTGTTCCTGCGCGACCCGGCGACGGGGGAATTCAATCCCTGCGTGGAAACGGGCGTGACGGAGTAA
- a CDS encoding GntR family transcriptional regulator, giving the protein MDTLSQHVTDTLRDWVLHGKFSPGARLEEIPLAEKLGVSRTPVRAALATLGNEGLLEHLPKRGYTVRAYDIGEIVAAYEVRAALEGLACRQAAQRGLSNDAVAVLKNCLDEGDRILAKGELLPDDHLPYQQVNITLHNAILEAAGNPWVRRFATQAQAIPYASDRIILWEDHGIILRSHDDHHRIVSAIIARDGARAEDLMREHVYYAGIILKNNYERLAQAYRV; this is encoded by the coding sequence ATGGATACGCTATCTCAACATGTCACCGATACGCTGCGGGACTGGGTGCTCCACGGCAAATTCAGCCCGGGCGCGCGGCTGGAAGAAATCCCGCTGGCCGAGAAATTGGGGGTATCGCGCACGCCCGTACGCGCGGCGCTCGCCACGCTGGGCAACGAGGGGCTGCTGGAACACCTGCCCAAACGCGGCTACACCGTGCGGGCCTATGACATCGGGGAGATCGTGGCGGCGTATGAAGTGCGAGCCGCGTTGGAAGGCCTGGCCTGCCGCCAGGCGGCGCAGCGCGGACTGTCGAACGACGCGGTGGCGGTGCTGAAGAATTGCCTGGACGAGGGCGACCGGATTCTCGCCAAAGGCGAGCTGCTGCCCGACGATCACCTGCCGTACCAGCAGGTGAACATCACGTTGCATAACGCCATCCTGGAGGCGGCGGGCAATCCGTGGGTGAGGCGGTTCGCGACGCAGGCGCAGGCGATTCCGTATGCCTCCGACCGGATCATCCTGTGGGAGGACCACGGCATCATCCTGCGCTCACACGACGATCACCATCGTATCGTAAGCGCCATCATCGCCCGCGACGGCGCGCGGGCCGAGGACCTGATGCGCGAACACGTGTACTACGCGGGCATCATCCTGAAAAACAACTACGAGCGGCTCGCCCAGGCGTATCGGGTCTGA
- a CDS encoding SDR family NAD(P)-dependent oxidoreductase: MSNVSKPDAPGPASRLALVTGGGGGIGATICHELAQAGLRVVVSDVDPKRASRVADELGAPHAAHAFDVSDEAAVEGAFEQIESQHGPIAVLVSAAGLLLFQENGERPLIKDTSLDIWERSFAVNARGVFLCGRAYLRRREAAPLQHGRIITFTSVAAQLGGYRSSASYIAAKSAVMGLTKAMAREAAHLGITVNGIAPGLIDTDMLRSTVTSSGALAAAAQAIPLGRIGTVGDVAAAVRFLASEEAGYITGSVIDVNGGYRMQ, translated from the coding sequence ATGTCCAATGTATCCAAGCCGGATGCTCCCGGCCCCGCTTCCCGACTCGCGCTCGTGACCGGCGGTGGCGGCGGTATCGGGGCCACCATCTGCCACGAACTGGCCCAGGCCGGCCTGCGTGTGGTGGTGTCGGACGTGGACCCGAAGCGCGCGAGCCGCGTGGCCGACGAGCTGGGTGCGCCGCATGCGGCGCACGCCTTCGACGTCAGCGACGAGGCGGCCGTCGAGGGCGCGTTTGAGCAGATCGAAAGTCAGCACGGCCCCATCGCCGTGCTGGTCAGCGCGGCCGGACTGCTGCTGTTCCAGGAAAACGGCGAACGGCCGCTCATCAAGGACACGTCGCTCGACATCTGGGAACGCAGCTTTGCCGTGAATGCACGCGGCGTGTTCCTGTGCGGACGCGCCTACCTGCGCCGGCGCGAAGCCGCTCCGCTGCAGCACGGCCGGATCATCACCTTCACCTCGGTTGCCGCGCAACTCGGCGGCTACCGCTCCAGCGCCTCGTACATTGCGGCCAAATCGGCCGTAATGGGCCTGACCAAGGCCATGGCGCGCGAAGCCGCCCATCTGGGCATCACGGTCAACGGCATCGCGCCCGGACTGATCGACACCGACATGCTGCGCAGCACCGTCACCAGCAGCGGCGCGCTGGCCGCGGCCGCGCAGGCCATCCCGCTGGGCCGCATCGGCACCGTGGGGGACGTTGCCGCAGCGGTGCGGTTTCTCGCTTCGGAGGAGGCGGGATACATCACCGGCAGCGTCATCGACGTGAACGGCGGATACCGCATGCAGTAA
- a CDS encoding ABC transporter substrate-binding protein, with product MKQRRRYAAAAALCALAFSAVAQSQQEPGITDKTIKIGVFAPLSGSGMAYGFDVLNAAKMWYAKVNKEGGVNGRQIELVVEDDRCNANDLVAAVKKLTEQDKVFLLNGGSCSAAVVASREYIEREKVPLVMLNASGDGALYPPSKYIYGAFSISQHAVGGSMVQFASEHLKAKKIGYINHDDAYGGWNLEAAQAQAKQLGDPALQVQSVNPNITDVTAPMLKIRAANPDVLLLTTYARPAALIIKKAHELGWNKPIVLAVNGTADLKQLVENVGNKDAFKNVYIQDVLADLPGGPKLTWVYDMYKQSYPDLAAKPGHPQTYMPYGLPPAMAVVNALKAAGPQPTREKVLQALETMKFDSGVMAGPIEFGPGDRAAQEAAIYIKFDGSTMTLVPGAFKSTWKYQQ from the coding sequence ATGAAACAACGTCGTCGCTATGCGGCCGCAGCCGCGCTTTGCGCGCTGGCCTTTTCGGCCGTCGCGCAGTCGCAGCAGGAACCTGGGATCACGGACAAGACCATCAAGATCGGCGTCTTTGCGCCGCTGTCGGGCAGCGGCATGGCCTATGGCTTTGACGTGCTGAACGCGGCCAAGATGTGGTACGCCAAGGTCAACAAGGAAGGCGGCGTGAACGGCCGCCAGATCGAACTGGTCGTCGAAGACGACCGCTGCAATGCCAACGATCTGGTCGCCGCGGTCAAGAAGCTGACCGAGCAGGACAAGGTCTTTCTGCTGAACGGCGGTTCCTGCTCGGCAGCCGTCGTCGCGTCGCGCGAATACATCGAGCGCGAAAAAGTGCCGCTGGTCATGTTGAACGCTTCGGGCGACGGGGCGCTCTATCCGCCGTCCAAGTACATCTACGGCGCCTTCTCCATCTCGCAGCACGCCGTCGGCGGGTCGATGGTGCAGTTCGCCTCCGAACACCTGAAAGCGAAGAAGATCGGCTACATCAATCACGACGACGCCTACGGCGGCTGGAATCTGGAGGCCGCCCAAGCGCAGGCCAAGCAGCTGGGCGATCCGGCGTTGCAGGTGCAGTCGGTGAACCCGAACATCACCGATGTGACGGCGCCCATGCTGAAGATCCGTGCCGCCAATCCCGATGTCCTGCTGCTGACCACCTACGCCCGCCCCGCCGCGCTCATCATCAAGAAGGCGCACGAGCTGGGCTGGAACAAGCCCATCGTACTGGCGGTCAACGGCACCGCGGACCTCAAGCAGCTTGTGGAAAACGTCGGCAACAAGGATGCCTTCAAGAATGTCTATATCCAGGACGTGCTGGCCGACCTGCCGGGCGGACCGAAGCTGACGTGGGTATACGACATGTACAAGCAGTCCTATCCCGACCTCGCCGCCAAGCCCGGACATCCACAGACCTACATGCCCTATGGCCTGCCGCCCGCGATGGCAGTCGTGAACGCGCTGAAGGCGGCCGGCCCGCAACCCACGCGCGAAAAAGTGCTGCAGGCGCTGGAAACCATGAAATTCGATTCCGGCGTGATGGCGGGACCCATCGAATTCGGCCCGGGCGACCGGGCGGCGCAGGAAGCAGCCATCTACATCAAGTTCGACGGTTCGACCATGACACTCGTACCCGGCGCCTTCAAGAGCACCTGGAAGTACCAGCAGTAA
- a CDS encoding branched-chain amino acid ABC transporter permease, whose amino-acid sequence MSFADIWLFLQQGVLSGLVTGSVYALLAVAVVIIFKTTDVPNFAQGEIFMVGGYIALFLILVMGWPYLAVIPVTLAAVAMLSGLFQRVVMERVIASKGVGVQMVIATLGLAYALKGLVRTSGLGDTPRSLPPLAPTDAVIIGDAVLTRLDLLIFAVAVTVMLLLFGMFAYTRVGRAMRAVGMNPKAARLAGVNLTRIRMMVWALSGLISAVAALLITPKILITPDIGHIAILAYAAAIVGGITSLPGAVVGGFVIGIAENLVGLFISTNAIVVAPFVAIMVVLLVRPQGLLGGKLQVKKV is encoded by the coding sequence ATGAGCTTTGCCGATATCTGGTTGTTCCTGCAGCAGGGGGTGCTGTCAGGGTTGGTGACGGGCAGCGTCTATGCGCTGCTGGCCGTCGCCGTCGTCATCATTTTCAAGACCACCGATGTGCCGAATTTCGCCCAGGGCGAGATCTTCATGGTGGGGGGCTATATCGCGCTTTTCCTGATCCTGGTGATGGGCTGGCCGTACCTGGCGGTCATCCCCGTCACGCTCGCCGCGGTGGCCATGCTGTCTGGCCTCTTCCAACGCGTGGTCATGGAACGCGTCATCGCGTCCAAGGGCGTGGGCGTGCAGATGGTGATCGCCACCCTCGGGCTGGCGTATGCCCTAAAGGGGCTGGTACGGACGTCGGGACTGGGCGACACGCCCCGCTCCCTGCCGCCGCTGGCGCCGACCGACGCCGTCATCATCGGCGACGCCGTGCTCACGCGGCTGGATCTGCTGATCTTTGCCGTCGCGGTCACCGTCATGCTGCTGCTCTTCGGGATGTTCGCCTACACGCGCGTCGGCCGGGCCATGCGCGCCGTGGGCATGAACCCCAAGGCCGCGCGGCTGGCGGGCGTGAACCTGACACGGATCCGCATGATGGTATGGGCGCTTTCCGGCCTGATCTCGGCCGTTGCGGCGCTGCTCATCACGCCCAAGATCCTTATTACGCCGGACATCGGCCACATCGCCATCCTGGCCTACGCGGCCGCGATCGTGGGCGGCATCACCAGCCTGCCCGGCGCAGTGGTCGGCGGCTTCGTGATCGGCATCGCCGAGAACCTGGTTGGACTGTTCATTTCCACCAATGCCATCGTGGTGGCGCCCTTCGTGGCAATCATGGTCGTGCTGCTGGTGCGTCCGCAAGGGCTGCTGGGCGGAAAACTGCAGGTGAAAAAAGTATGA
- a CDS encoding branched-chain amino acid ABC transporter permease, with translation MNNKIDRVLLALMAIVLAALPFLASGYVVYVVNLLMVFVVLALGLHLVIGETGQFALSHAAFYGVGIYTAGLINNLWHPPFFISIVAGGLLAAALGYLIGALALRMRDIYLALSTFAFGEAMQWVFLNWQSVTNGSNGFRISPATLFGYELVSDVKAYPFVVLIAALLLWATVALSRSQLGSAFRAVRESDIAAQAMGVNVNAIKRTAFTLSAAYAGIAGGMYTLFASFIHPESLGFQTTILILTMVVVGGIGSVRGSIAGALAFGLISELLRQALSFQEIIYGFILMGFMMFAPKGLFASRAARRAPPPAAPLPAASRASATASKSTQRSAA, from the coding sequence ATGAACAACAAGATCGATCGCGTCCTGCTGGCGCTCATGGCCATCGTGCTGGCCGCGCTTCCGTTCCTGGCAAGCGGCTATGTCGTCTACGTCGTCAATCTGCTGATGGTGTTCGTCGTGCTTGCGCTGGGCCTGCACCTGGTCATCGGCGAGACCGGGCAGTTTGCGCTGTCGCACGCGGCCTTCTATGGCGTGGGCATCTATACCGCCGGCCTCATCAACAACCTTTGGCATCCGCCGTTCTTCATCTCGATCGTCGCGGGCGGATTGCTGGCCGCCGCCCTGGGCTACCTGATCGGCGCGCTGGCGCTGCGCATGCGGGACATCTATCTGGCGCTGTCCACGTTCGCATTCGGTGAAGCCATGCAATGGGTGTTCCTGAACTGGCAGTCGGTCACCAACGGATCCAATGGGTTCCGCATATCGCCGGCCACCCTGTTCGGCTACGAACTGGTGTCGGACGTGAAGGCCTACCCGTTCGTGGTGTTGATCGCTGCGCTTTTGCTGTGGGCCACCGTGGCGTTGTCGCGTTCGCAACTGGGGTCGGCCTTTCGCGCCGTGCGCGAGAGCGACATCGCGGCGCAGGCGATGGGCGTGAACGTCAACGCCATCAAGCGGACCGCCTTCACCTTGTCCGCCGCCTATGCCGGCATCGCCGGCGGCATGTACACGTTGTTTGCGTCGTTCATCCACCCCGAGAGCCTGGGATTCCAGACCACCATCCTGATCCTGACCATGGTCGTGGTCGGCGGGATTGGATCGGTGCGCGGCTCGATTGCCGGCGCGCTGGCCTTCGGCCTGATCTCCGAGTTGCTGCGGCAGGCGCTTTCGTTCCAGGAGATCATCTACGGCTTCATCCTGATGGGCTTCATGATGTTCGCGCCCAAGGGCCTGTTCGCCAGCCGTGCGGCGCGTCGCGCGCCGCCGCCGGCCGCGCCCTTGCCGGCGGCCTCGCGGGCCTCGGCCACCGCATCCAAGTCCACGCAAAGGAGCGCAGCATGA
- a CDS encoding ABC transporter ATP-binding protein, giving the protein MSTHPYLDVQGLTVKFGGLTAINGLSMQVERGRIHALIGPNGAGKSTTFNCISRYYRPTSGSIRFDGADITSKKPHEMAALGVARTFQNLELFGALSVRENALLGTYAHGANTAGKLLRPAAAEARERVEHLLERVGLADFLDTPACSLDFGRQKMLELARALAISPRLLLLDEPAAGLRNREIETLDRLLSELCERDGITVLLVEHVMQLVMSISDRITVMSFGEKIAEGTPAEVRSNPRVIEAYLGKGAAGG; this is encoded by the coding sequence ATGAGCACCCATCCCTACCTGGACGTGCAGGGCCTGACGGTGAAGTTCGGCGGCCTGACCGCCATCAACGGGCTGTCCATGCAGGTGGAGCGTGGGCGCATCCATGCGCTGATCGGACCGAACGGCGCCGGCAAGTCCACCACCTTCAATTGCATATCGCGCTACTACCGCCCCACGAGCGGCAGCATCCGGTTCGATGGCGCTGACATCACGAGCAAGAAGCCCCATGAGATGGCGGCGCTGGGCGTGGCGCGCACGTTCCAGAACCTGGAGCTTTTCGGCGCCCTCAGTGTGCGCGAGAACGCGCTGCTGGGCACGTACGCGCACGGCGCCAACACCGCCGGGAAGCTGTTGCGGCCGGCAGCCGCCGAGGCCCGCGAACGGGTCGAGCACCTGCTCGAGCGCGTGGGGCTGGCCGACTTCCTGGACACGCCTGCGTGCAGCCTGGACTTCGGGCGCCAGAAGATGCTGGAACTGGCGCGTGCCCTGGCCATATCGCCCCGGCTGCTGCTGCTGGACGAGCCCGCGGCGGGCCTGCGCAACCGGGAAATCGAAACGCTCGACCGGCTCCTGAGCGAGCTATGCGAGCGTGACGGCATCACCGTGCTGCTGGTGGAACACGTGATGCAACTGGTGATGTCGATATCGGATCGCATCACCGTCATGTCGTTTGGCGAAAAAATCGCTGAAGGCACGCCCGCGGAGGTGCGCAGCAACCCCCGCGTCATCGAGGCCTATCTGGGCAAGGGAGCCGCCGGTGGCTGA
- a CDS encoding ABC transporter ATP-binding protein — MAEILLEVDAVSAAYGNIRALQDVSLKVPQGAIVALLGANGAGKSTTLNVISRLVAPTAGSVRFAGEPIHRLPADAIVGRGIVQVPEGREIFREMSVRENLEMGAYLRNDRAAVRQDMDMVCQTFPRLRERFEQKAATLSGGEQQMLATGRAMMARPRMILMDEPSMGLSPLVVEQIFDIILRLNREQGITILLVEQNVKLALSVSSHAYILENGEIALDGESAALASDEGVQRAYLGA; from the coding sequence GTGGCTGAAATTCTGCTTGAAGTCGATGCGGTGTCGGCCGCCTACGGCAACATCCGTGCATTGCAGGATGTCTCACTGAAGGTGCCCCAAGGCGCCATCGTGGCGCTGCTGGGCGCCAACGGCGCGGGCAAATCCACCACCTTGAATGTGATTTCACGCCTCGTCGCGCCGACCGCGGGCAGCGTGCGCTTCGCGGGCGAGCCCATCCATCGCCTGCCCGCCGATGCGATCGTCGGACGCGGGATCGTTCAGGTGCCGGAAGGCCGCGAGATCTTCCGCGAGATGAGCGTGCGCGAGAACCTGGAAATGGGGGCCTATCTGCGCAACGACCGAGCGGCGGTCCGGCAGGACATGGATATGGTTTGCCAGACCTTTCCTCGCCTGCGCGAACGCTTCGAGCAGAAGGCCGCCACGCTTTCCGGCGGCGAACAACAGATGCTGGCGACCGGCCGCGCCATGATGGCGCGGCCCCGCATGATCCTGATGGACGAACCGTCGATGGGGCTGTCGCCGCTGGTGGTGGAGCAGATCTTCGACATCATCCTGCGGCTGAACCGGGAACAGGGCATCACGATTCTGCTGGTGGAGCAGAACGTCAAGCTCGCGCTGTCGGTATCCAGCCACGCGTACATCCTGGAAAACGGCGAGATCGCGCTGGACGGAGAGTCGGCCGCGCTCGCCAGCGACGAAGGCGTGCAGCGCGCCTATCTTGGCGCCTAG
- a CDS encoding SDR family NAD(P)-dependent oxidoreductase, with translation MISMQDKRVLVTGAGRGLGAAIAQGFARQGARVIVTDLDPELAAASAQAIIEAGGKAQDAALDVTNAAAVRAFAAGCAASHGPLDVLVNNAGISARAPFDDPHTPQIWDRVMSVNLQGTFNVTHAFVEQLKATRGAIINLCSIVAYGCGISTAGYVVSKGGVRSFTEVLARDLAPHGVRVNAVAPGLMETEMTAGQRAQAAGTDWYMRRAPMARAGRADEIVGPILFLASDLASYVNGVVLPVDGGYLAV, from the coding sequence ATGATATCGATGCAAGACAAGCGCGTCCTGGTGACGGGTGCCGGCCGCGGGCTGGGCGCCGCCATTGCGCAGGGTTTCGCCCGGCAAGGCGCGCGCGTGATCGTGACCGACCTGGACCCGGAGCTCGCCGCAGCGTCGGCGCAGGCCATTATCGAGGCTGGCGGCAAGGCCCAAGATGCGGCGCTGGATGTGACCAATGCAGCCGCCGTGCGCGCCTTTGCCGCCGGCTGCGCTGCCAGCCATGGGCCGCTGGACGTCCTGGTCAACAACGCCGGGATCTCGGCGCGCGCGCCGTTCGACGATCCGCACACGCCGCAAATCTGGGACCGCGTGATGAGCGTGAACCTGCAAGGCACGTTCAACGTCACGCATGCCTTTGTCGAGCAGCTAAAGGCCACGCGAGGCGCCATCATCAACCTGTGTTCCATCGTGGCCTATGGCTGCGGCATTTCGACCGCTGGCTATGTCGTGTCCAAGGGGGGAGTGCGCTCGTTCACGGAAGTGCTGGCCCGCGACCTCGCGCCTCACGGCGTCCGGGTCAACGCCGTCGCCCCAGGGCTGATGGAAACCGAAATGACCGCCGGCCAGCGCGCCCAGGCAGCAGGCACCGACTGGTACATGCGACGCGCCCCCATGGCGCGTGCGGGGCGTGCCGACGAGATCGTCGGCCCCATCCTGTTCCTGGCCTCCGATCTGGCCAGCTATGTCAATGGCGTGGTGCTGCCGGTGGACGGCGGCTATCTGGCCGTCTAA
- a CDS encoding SDR family NAD(P)-dependent oxidoreductase, with product MSLGTAMVTGGASGMGLAIVERLARDGFRVVMADRNAELADKESRAFADRGLTVEHRVVDLADEAAARELVRALPPLAALVNNAGLFDERKFFDVTSEDYRRVFDVNLLAVATLTQEAARVMQPGAKIVNIASRAYLGAKNHPHYVASKAALVGYTRACAMELAERGILVNAVAPGLIDTPLLRNLTPERMAAQLALQPTGRAGRPEDIANAVSFLAAPHMDFITGQVIFVDGGKSLGGSGA from the coding sequence ATGAGTCTGGGTACGGCAATGGTCACGGGCGGCGCGAGCGGCATGGGCCTGGCGATCGTGGAGCGGTTGGCGCGCGACGGCTTTCGCGTCGTGATGGCCGATCGCAACGCGGAACTGGCGGACAAGGAATCGCGGGCATTTGCCGACCGGGGGCTGACCGTGGAACATCGCGTCGTGGACCTCGCCGACGAGGCCGCCGCGCGCGAACTGGTGCGCGCGTTGCCGCCGCTGGCCGCGCTGGTGAACAACGCGGGGCTCTTTGACGAACGCAAGTTCTTCGACGTCACGAGCGAAGACTACCGCCGCGTGTTCGACGTCAACCTGCTGGCGGTGGCCACGCTGACGCAGGAGGCCGCGCGGGTCATGCAGCCGGGCGCGAAGATCGTCAACATCGCGTCGCGGGCATATCTGGGCGCGAAAAACCATCCCCATTACGTCGCGTCGAAAGCGGCGCTGGTGGGGTACACCCGCGCATGCGCGATGGAGCTGGCCGAACGCGGCATCCTGGTCAACGCCGTCGCGCCGGGTCTCATCGACACGCCGCTGCTGCGCAACCTGACGCCGGAGCGCATGGCCGCGCAGTTGGCCCTGCAGCCCACCGGCCGCGCAGGTCGGCCCGAGGACATCGCAAATGCCGTGTCGTTCCTGGCGGCGCCGCACATGGACTTCATCACGGGCCAGGTCATCTTCGTGGACGGCGGCAAGTCGTTGGGCGGCTCGGGAGCGTAG